A genomic window from Levilactobacillus yonginensis includes:
- a CDS encoding GH25 family lysozyme produces MKRRDYQPIYDNTFRRHHRVRRWLVVLILLVFAGAGYFGWYQWQSHQREQLANYPVRGVTLNQDSGYLDFQQLANHETFVYLQATSGATYTDDDFSDNYSRSQGASLKVGVIHTFSFTTSAKRQYHHFKATVGNNSGTLPIMVAVNYYGKYNSNSQDMAIQGQKLKHLIEKLQGHYHQGVIVFANKQVLTQFVKPVLPSQDYWIAGGKLSANSKQVKFIEYDADGSVTQNGQEQTVARSVFNGTKQDWQTFARG; encoded by the coding sequence GTGAAACGACGAGACTATCAACCTATATATGACAACACATTTCGCCGGCACCATCGGGTACGGCGTTGGTTAGTCGTGCTTATCTTGTTAGTATTCGCCGGAGCCGGTTACTTTGGCTGGTATCAATGGCAGTCTCACCAGCGTGAACAGTTGGCCAACTATCCAGTGCGCGGCGTGACGCTTAATCAGGATAGTGGGTATCTAGACTTTCAGCAGTTGGCCAATCACGAGACTTTTGTCTACCTTCAGGCAACCTCTGGGGCGACTTATACCGACGATGATTTCAGCGACAATTATTCGCGTTCACAAGGGGCATCACTGAAGGTGGGTGTCATTCACACCTTCAGTTTTACCACGTCTGCCAAACGCCAGTATCATCACTTTAAGGCAACGGTCGGTAACAACTCTGGGACGTTACCGATTATGGTGGCCGTCAATTACTATGGTAAATATAATAGTAATAGTCAGGACATGGCGATTCAGGGGCAGAAACTGAAGCATTTGATTGAGAAGCTGCAAGGTCACTATCACCAGGGTGTGATTGTCTTTGCCAACAAGCAGGTGCTGACCCAATTTGTGAAGCCGGTCTTACCCAGTCAAGATTACTGGATTGCTGGTGGTAAACTTAGCGCAAACTCGAAACAAGTTAAGTTCATTGAGTACGATGCTGATGGCTCGGTCACCCAGAATGGGCAAGAGCAGACCGTGGCGCGCTCCGTATTCAATGGAACCAAGCAAGATTGGCAAACCTTTGCCCGGGGATAA
- a CDS encoding DUF4828 domain-containing protein, whose amino-acid sequence MKGREIALFGISLVAGLTGGFSLRKKQQTQPSDSPLFYVGTWQFVDPHNQRQHRLEISPNLDVQIDDHQLQVRVKDLNEQQLTFQDKFGYHLTIHANERQPISFFDEADDCTYAMHPLDGDS is encoded by the coding sequence GTGAAGGGTCGAGAGATCGCACTTTTTGGTATTTCACTAGTTGCCGGATTAACCGGCGGCTTTTCGTTGCGCAAGAAACAGCAGACGCAACCTAGTGACTCACCGTTGTTTTACGTTGGAACTTGGCAGTTTGTTGACCCCCATAACCAGCGCCAACACCGGTTAGAAATTAGTCCTAATCTTGACGTGCAAATTGATGATCACCAGCTTCAAGTCCGGGTCAAGGACCTTAATGAACAGCAACTCACCTTTCAGGACAAGTTTGGCTATCATTTGACGATTCACGCCAATGAGCGTCAACCCATTTCATTCTTCGATGAAGCTGACGACTGCACTTACGCCATGCACCCACTTGATGGCGACTCCTAA
- a CDS encoding MurR/RpiR family transcriptional regulator: MTIARSTIGKIRGTYDQLSRTEKKVAQLALDSPAVVSEMTIKELSSAAGVSTATISRFVKRMNYANYREFTMALMHTSIEDTSHPSSFPELAEGDSLATIASKTFHFSMSSLEATNEALNEQDLARAVLKLINSKTISFFGLGGSSIAALDGYHKFMRTSLNVAYYPDYDIQLMQAARMGEDDCAVIISHSGRNHETLKIVDELKRNDVTIIAITSYSGSPLAQRADVAFLSLTDEVNYRSEGMYSLISQLAILDSLFMMTVLRISSRTDHILTKVRDVIEQTRHES, encoded by the coding sequence GTGACCATCGCTCGTTCTACTATTGGCAAGATTCGTGGAACCTATGACCAATTATCTCGAACTGAAAAAAAAGTGGCGCAACTGGCGTTGGATAGTCCAGCAGTTGTCAGTGAAATGACGATTAAGGAACTTTCTAGCGCCGCTGGTGTGTCTACGGCCACCATTTCCCGTTTTGTGAAGCGTATGAATTACGCTAACTACCGGGAGTTTACCATGGCACTGATGCACACGTCTATTGAAGACACTTCGCACCCTAGTTCCTTTCCTGAGTTGGCCGAGGGCGATTCACTTGCGACCATTGCAAGTAAGACGTTTCACTTTTCAATGAGTTCTTTAGAGGCCACTAATGAAGCTCTGAATGAGCAGGATCTTGCCCGGGCTGTCTTAAAATTGATCAACTCGAAGACCATCAGTTTCTTTGGGTTAGGGGGATCATCAATTGCCGCGTTGGATGGCTATCACAAGTTCATGCGGACTTCACTCAATGTGGCCTACTACCCGGACTATGATATCCAGCTGATGCAAGCCGCTCGGATGGGTGAGGATGACTGTGCGGTAATTATTTCCCACTCGGGGCGGAACCATGAAACGTTAAAAATTGTGGACGAATTGAAGCGAAATGATGTGACCATCATCGCTATCACTAGTTACAGTGGGTCTCCACTGGCGCAACGCGCGGATGTAGCCTTCCTTTCATTAACCGATGAAGTGAACTATCGGTCGGAGGGGATGTATTCATTAATTTCTCAACTAGCGATTCTGGACAGTCTGTTTATGATGACGGTCCTACGGATTTCTTCACGAACGGACCACATTCTAACCAAAGTTCGAGACGTGATTGAACAGACTCGCCACGAATCCTAA